From the Thermococcus sp. 18S1 genome, one window contains:
- a CDS encoding DNA replication complex GINS family protein produces the protein MFTGRAVIPVKILRPFGDWSAGDVVLVEDWKAKELWEARVVEVIDETDKVIGEIDRAIAEERESEPLTSLPAGLYERAEFYMYYLENYVRLNAGESIETINIKLTKLANLKKKLEHLKQIRFRKILEAVRLRPNSLELLSRLSPEERRIYLQLSKIRNEWLGEE, from the coding sequence ATGTTCACTGGGAGGGCAGTGATACCCGTTAAAATCCTCCGCCCCTTCGGGGACTGGAGCGCCGGAGACGTCGTGCTCGTTGAGGATTGGAAGGCAAAGGAGCTCTGGGAAGCGAGGGTGGTTGAGGTTATAGACGAGACCGACAAGGTAATAGGAGAGATAGACAGGGCCATAGCCGAGGAGAGGGAGAGCGAGCCTCTCACGTCCCTCCCGGCCGGGCTGTATGAGAGGGCGGAGTTCTACATGTACTACCTCGAGAACTACGTGAGGCTGAACGCGGGCGAGAGCATAGAGACCATAAACATCAAGCTGACCAAACTGGCCAACCTGAAAAAGAAGCTTGAGCACCTCAAGCAGATACGATTCAGAAAGATACTCGAGGCGGTGCGGCTGAGGCCCAACAGCCTGGAACTCCTCTCCCGCCTGTCGCCGGAGGAGAGGAGGATATACCTGCAGCTGTCGAAGATACGGAACGAATGGCTCGGTGAGGAGTGA
- a CDS encoding carboxyl transferase domain-containing protein, with protein MSMEEKVNELYERKRKVLEMGGEAAVEKQHAKGKLTARERIEKLLDPGSFVEIGAFVRHRGTEFGLDKKELPADGVITGYGTIDGRLVFVFAQDFTVMGGSLGEMHAAKIKRVMELALEAGAPVIGLNDSGGARIQEGVDSLKGYGEIFKMNTILSGVVPQITAIMGPCAGGAVYSPAIGDFILMVDNPASFMFITGPQVVKAVTGVEVTPIQLGGAMVHAQRAGQAHLVGKSDEEVLALIRRLVSYLPSNNMEKPPRVKTNDLPFRKTENLYSIVPDDPNKGYDVRQVIYEIVDRDENGNPDFLEILPYFAPNAVVGFGRMNGQTVGIVANNPIHFAGVLDIDSSDKIARFVRTCDAFNIPIVTLVDVPGYLPGTQQEYGGIIRHGAKILYAYAEATVPLVTIVLRKAYGGAYLAMGSKHLGADFVFAWPTAEIAVMGPEGAANIIFRKDIAAAENPEEVRQQKIAEYREKFANPYVAAARGYIDDVIDPAETRAKIILALEALESKRVKLPPKKHGNIPL; from the coding sequence ATGAGTATGGAAGAGAAAGTCAACGAGCTGTATGAGAGGAAGAGAAAGGTTCTTGAGATGGGCGGGGAGGCTGCTGTTGAAAAGCAGCACGCCAAGGGCAAGCTGACCGCCCGCGAGAGGATTGAGAAGCTCCTGGACCCGGGAAGCTTCGTCGAGATAGGGGCCTTCGTCAGGCATCGCGGGACGGAGTTCGGCCTCGATAAGAAGGAGCTGCCCGCCGACGGTGTCATAACCGGCTACGGAACCATCGACGGAAGGCTCGTTTTCGTGTTCGCCCAGGATTTCACCGTCATGGGCGGCTCGCTCGGTGAGATGCACGCGGCCAAGATAAAGCGCGTCATGGAGCTGGCCCTTGAAGCAGGGGCGCCGGTTATAGGCCTCAACGACTCCGGTGGTGCCAGAATCCAGGAGGGCGTTGACTCACTCAAGGGCTACGGCGAGATCTTCAAGATGAACACGATTCTCAGCGGTGTTGTTCCGCAGATAACAGCCATCATGGGACCCTGCGCCGGTGGAGCCGTTTACAGCCCGGCGATAGGAGACTTCATCCTCATGGTGGACAACCCGGCGAGCTTCATGTTCATCACCGGCCCGCAGGTCGTTAAAGCCGTTACCGGCGTCGAGGTAACCCCAATACAGCTCGGCGGTGCCATGGTCCACGCCCAGCGCGCCGGACAGGCCCACCTCGTCGGAAAGAGCGACGAGGAGGTTCTGGCTTTAATAAGACGCCTCGTGAGCTACCTCCCGTCCAACAACATGGAGAAGCCGCCGCGCGTTAAGACGAACGATTTGCCCTTCAGGAAGACCGAGAACCTCTACTCCATCGTCCCGGACGACCCGAACAAGGGCTACGACGTGAGGCAGGTCATCTACGAGATAGTTGACAGGGACGAGAACGGCAACCCGGACTTCCTGGAGATACTGCCCTACTTCGCCCCGAACGCGGTCGTTGGATTCGGAAGGATGAACGGCCAGACCGTCGGTATAGTCGCCAACAACCCAATACACTTCGCCGGCGTTCTCGACATAGACAGCTCCGACAAGATCGCCAGGTTTGTTAGAACCTGCGACGCCTTCAACATCCCGATAGTTACCCTCGTCGATGTCCCCGGCTACCTTCCGGGAACCCAGCAGGAGTACGGCGGAATCATAAGGCACGGAGCGAAGATACTCTACGCCTACGCCGAGGCGACCGTCCCGCTCGTCACCATCGTCCTCAGGAAGGCCTACGGTGGTGCCTACCTCGCCATGGGAAGCAAGCACCTTGGGGCGGACTTCGTCTTCGCCTGGCCGACCGCGGAGATAGCGGTCATGGGGCCGGAGGGAGCCGCCAACATCATCTTCAGGAAGGACATAGCCGCGGCTGAGAACCCGGAGGAAGTGAGGCAGCAGAAGATAGCCGAGTACAGGGAGAAGTTCGCCAACCCGTACGTCGCCGCCGCGAGGGGCTACATAGACGACGTTATCGACCCCGCCGAAACCAGGGCAAAGATAATCCTCGCACTCGAGGCCCTCGAGAGCAAGCGCGTCAAGCTCCCGCCGAAGAAGCACGGCAACATACCGCTGTGA
- a CDS encoding OadG family protein, which translates to MSEFMEGLNLTVLGVTIVFMVLSVLAVVLYFVGWSERRLVEKETSAGAPAAPTPTPAAEEEKPTIPPRDLAVVTAAVLAYTAEKATQLRPLPFRRKVSDAWRLYGVQSSMEEVEDFNYEIGKW; encoded by the coding sequence ATGAGCGAGTTCATGGAGGGCCTAAACCTGACGGTGCTGGGCGTTACAATAGTCTTCATGGTGCTCAGTGTCCTGGCGGTCGTCCTCTACTTTGTGGGCTGGAGCGAGAGAAGGCTCGTTGAGAAAGAGACATCCGCAGGGGCACCCGCCGCCCCCACACCGACCCCCGCGGCCGAGGAGGAGAAGCCCACCATACCCCCGAGGGACCTCGCGGTTGTAACCGCCGCGGTTCTCGCGTACACCGCCGAGAAGGCCACCCAGCTCAGGCCTCTGCCATTCAGAAGAAAGGTTTCAGACGCCTGGCGCCTGTACGGCGTTCAGTCGAGCATGGAGGAAGTTGAGGACTTCAACTATGAAATTGGGAAGTGGTGA
- a CDS encoding CBS domain-containing protein, whose product MRVKTLMTSEPVVVELPATREYTLDLFRKHKVRSFPVINKNTKALVGIISIKRVLLHPDEEQLAMLVKRDVPAVKPNDDLKKAVRAMLEMDYRRVVVVDEENRVIGVLTVGDIVRRYLAKNEKLKNVTIEDYYQKNVGVVWRGTPLKAALKALLLCNAMAIPVIDDEGNLIGMVDETDILKDSEVIRVMKSTALSASSEEDWILESNPTLLFEKAELQLPKKPVEDIMNRELVVATPHMSVYDVAQKMVKYEIEQLPVIRGEGELVGIIRDMDIIKVILNK is encoded by the coding sequence ATGCGTGTGAAGACTTTGATGACTTCGGAGCCGGTGGTTGTGGAGCTTCCAGCCACGAGGGAATACACCCTCGATCTCTTCAGGAAGCATAAGGTACGGTCATTCCCTGTAATCAATAAGAACACCAAGGCCCTCGTCGGGATCATAAGTATAAAGCGGGTTCTGCTTCACCCTGATGAGGAGCAGCTTGCAATGCTGGTTAAGAGGGACGTGCCAGCAGTCAAGCCCAACGACGATCTCAAAAAGGCCGTCAGGGCGATGCTGGAGATGGATTACAGGCGTGTCGTCGTCGTTGACGAGGAGAACAGGGTTATAGGCGTTCTAACGGTCGGCGACATAGTTCGCAGGTACCTCGCCAAGAACGAGAAGCTGAAGAACGTGACGATAGAGGACTACTACCAGAAGAACGTGGGCGTCGTCTGGAGGGGAACACCTCTCAAAGCCGCCCTTAAGGCCCTCCTCCTGTGCAACGCCATGGCCATCCCGGTCATCGACGACGAAGGCAACCTGATCGGAATGGTGGACGAAACGGACATCCTCAAGGACAGCGAGGTTATCCGCGTCATGAAGAGCACCGCCCTCTCCGCCTCGAGCGAGGAGGACTGGATACTTGAGAGCAACCCGACGCTCCTCTTCGAGAAGGCCGAGCTCCAGCTGCCGAAGAAGCCCGTTGAGGACATAATGAACCGCGAGCTGGTCGTTGCGACACCGCACATGAGCGTCTACGACGTCGCCCAGAAGATGGTCAAGTACGAGATAGAGCAGCTGCCCGTCATCAGGGGCGAGGGTGAGCTCGTCGGCATCATCAGGGACATGGACATCATAAAGGTCATCCTCAACAAGTGA
- a CDS encoding sodium ion-translocating decarboxylase subunit beta, with protein MAGLVESIIAFFQGMGLLNLSWGNVVMIAVGLALVYLAIRYEMEPLLLLPIGISAVLVNIPLGHLANWPIAPNLPEHIADNIFATLSYLNQQYGPPGIFDIIYYTLIRTEIVPLLIFFGLGAMTDFGPMIADPKTALMGAAAQIGVFIAMLTALALGFNLHQAASIGIIGGADGPTTIYLTTKLAPEILGATAVAAYSYMSLVPLIQPPIIRALTSKEERKIRMEQLRPVSKREKIIFPIISMIVIGLLVPSAAPLVGMLMIGNLFRESGVVERLSRAAQEELMNIVTIFLGLGVGSTMRADSFLTQETLMILGLGIVAFASATAGGVLFGKLMMKLSGGRINPMIGAAGVSAVPMSARVVQRMASEEDPGNFILMHAMGPNVAGVIGTAVAAGVFLAVLAG; from the coding sequence ATGGCGGGACTGGTAGAATCGATAATAGCGTTCTTCCAGGGAATGGGACTGCTCAACCTCAGCTGGGGCAACGTTGTGATGATAGCCGTCGGCCTGGCGCTCGTCTACCTGGCCATACGCTACGAGATGGAGCCCCTCCTGCTCCTCCCGATAGGTATAAGCGCCGTGCTGGTGAACATCCCGCTCGGACACCTGGCCAACTGGCCCATAGCCCCGAACCTGCCCGAGCACATAGCCGACAACATCTTCGCAACGCTGAGCTACCTCAACCAGCAGTACGGCCCTCCAGGCATCTTTGACATAATCTACTACACCCTCATCAGGACGGAGATAGTGCCGCTCCTGATATTCTTCGGTCTGGGAGCGATGACGGACTTCGGTCCGATGATAGCCGACCCCAAGACGGCTCTCATGGGCGCGGCGGCGCAGATAGGTGTGTTCATAGCCATGCTCACCGCCCTGGCCCTAGGCTTTAACCTCCACCAGGCGGCGAGCATAGGCATCATCGGTGGCGCCGATGGACCGACGACGATATACCTCACCACGAAGCTCGCGCCCGAGATACTCGGAGCGACGGCGGTCGCCGCTTACAGCTACATGAGCTTGGTCCCGCTGATTCAGCCGCCGATCATCAGGGCCCTCACGAGCAAGGAGGAGAGAAAGATCAGGATGGAGCAGCTCAGGCCCGTGTCCAAGAGGGAGAAGATAATCTTCCCGATAATCAGCATGATCGTCATCGGCCTCCTCGTTCCGAGCGCCGCGCCGCTCGTCGGAATGCTCATGATAGGCAACCTCTTCCGCGAGAGCGGCGTCGTCGAGAGGCTCAGCAGGGCCGCCCAGGAGGAGCTCATGAACATCGTCACCATCTTCCTCGGCCTCGGCGTTGGTTCGACCATGAGGGCCGACAGCTTCCTCACCCAGGAGACCCTGATGATCCTCGGCCTCGGTATCGTCGCCTTCGCCAGCGCTACCGCCGGCGGCGTGCTCTTCGGAAAGCTCATGATGAAGCTCTCCGGAGGAAGGATAAACCCGATGATAGGAGCGGCAGGTGTTTCGGCGGTCCCGATGTCGGCGCGCGTCGTCCAGAGGATGGCCAGCGAGGAGGATCCGGGCAACTTCATCCTCATGCACGCCATGGGGCCGAACGTTGCCGGCGTTATCGGAACCGCCGTTGCCGCGGGTGTTTTCCTCGCAGTTCTGGCGGGCTGA
- a CDS encoding metallophosphoesterase has product MLIGIMSDTHDNLPAIAKAVELFNERNVELVIHAGDYVAPFVARELKKLRAPLRGVFGNNDGERKGLYEALGIYDEILEIEADGMKIAVTHGTDERIVRALARSRLYDVVIVGHTHRYEIREEGRTILVNPGEVCGYVTGVKSVALLDTRKREVQIINLDTGELLGAMSL; this is encoded by the coding sequence ATGCTGATAGGTATAATGAGCGATACCCATGACAACCTCCCGGCAATCGCAAAGGCGGTCGAGCTGTTCAACGAAAGGAACGTTGAGCTGGTTATCCACGCGGGGGACTACGTCGCCCCGTTCGTTGCCAGGGAGCTCAAGAAGCTCAGGGCGCCGCTCAGGGGTGTTTTCGGCAACAACGACGGTGAGAGGAAAGGCCTCTACGAGGCGCTGGGCATCTACGACGAGATACTGGAAATCGAGGCCGACGGAATGAAGATAGCTGTAACCCACGGCACCGACGAGCGCATCGTCCGCGCGCTTGCCAGGAGCAGGCTATACGACGTTGTCATAGTCGGCCACACCCACCGCTACGAGATACGCGAGGAAGGACGAACCATACTCGTCAACCCCGGCGAGGTCTGCGGCTACGTCACCGGGGTGAAGAGCGTCGCCCTGCTCGACACCCGGAAGAGGGAGGTGCAGATAATCAACCTCGACACCGGGGAGCTCCTCGGGGCAATGAGTCTCTAA
- a CDS encoding biotin/lipoyl-containing protein: MAKVKVIVDGVEYEVEVEELGGGRFKVAFEDKEYTVEAKGLGIDVGALSAVPAASAPSAPSVPAPAAAPAPAPVAPAAPTPAPAGEGVVTAPMPGKILRILVKEGEQVKTGQGLVVLEAMKMENEIPAPKDGVVKKILVKEGDTVDTGQALIELG; encoded by the coding sequence ATGGCGAAGGTTAAGGTCATCGTCGATGGTGTTGAGTACGAGGTCGAGGTTGAGGAACTCGGAGGCGGCCGCTTTAAGGTCGCCTTTGAGGACAAGGAGTACACCGTTGAGGCGAAGGGACTCGGAATCGACGTGGGTGCCCTGAGCGCGGTTCCCGCCGCGAGCGCCCCGAGTGCCCCGAGCGTCCCAGCCCCCGCGGCCGCTCCTGCTCCGGCTCCGGTTGCTCCGGCGGCGCCGACTCCGGCTCCCGCTGGGGAGGGTGTTGTGACAGCCCCCATGCCGGGTAAGATTCTCAGAATCCTCGTGAAGGAGGGCGAGCAGGTCAAAACCGGACAGGGGCTAGTGGTCCTGGAAGCAATGAAGATGGAGAACGAAATCCCCGCGCCAAAGGATGGAGTAGTCAAGAAGATCCTCGTAAAAGAAGGCGACACCGTAGACACCGGACAAGCACTAATAGAACTCGGGTGA
- the rtcA gene encoding RNA 3'-terminal phosphate cyclase, which produces MIVIDGSYGEGGGQILRTSVALSVITGKPVKIVKIRANRPNPGLRPQHLHGILALKELSNARVKGAQVGSTVLEFIPGKAEPRHVRVPIKTAGSITLVLQALLPAMAFTGGSFEITGGTDVPWSPPADYLKNVTLYALRKMGVEAELEIRRRGHYPKGGGLVTGRIEPWEEKKPLEAIEWGKVECFAGISHATNLPAHVAERQAKAARERLEELYSVPVEIETEVSRSLGPGSGIVVWAETDSLRLAGDALGKRGKPAEVVGREAADELLDQLTGGKAVDRFLGDQLIPFLAFAGGEIGVTEITSHLITNVWVVEQFLGKIFEVEGEIGGPGTVRVVKRAGV; this is translated from the coding sequence ATGATAGTGATAGACGGTTCCTACGGTGAGGGCGGGGGCCAGATACTGAGAACGAGCGTTGCCCTCTCCGTTATCACTGGAAAGCCCGTTAAAATCGTCAAGATTCGCGCGAACAGACCAAACCCCGGTCTCAGACCGCAGCACCTCCACGGAATTCTGGCTTTAAAGGAGCTGAGCAACGCGAGGGTTAAGGGTGCGCAGGTTGGCTCGACGGTTCTTGAGTTCATACCCGGAAAGGCCGAGCCAAGGCACGTCCGCGTTCCCATAAAGACCGCCGGTAGTATAACCCTCGTGCTTCAGGCTTTGCTGCCGGCGATGGCCTTCACCGGCGGGAGCTTTGAGATAACCGGCGGAACCGACGTCCCTTGGAGCCCTCCAGCTGACTACCTGAAGAACGTAACGCTCTACGCCCTCAGAAAGATGGGGGTTGAGGCCGAGCTCGAAATCAGGAGGAGGGGCCACTACCCGAAGGGCGGCGGGCTGGTCACCGGAAGGATCGAGCCTTGGGAGGAGAAGAAGCCCTTGGAGGCCATCGAATGGGGCAAGGTGGAGTGCTTCGCCGGGATAAGCCACGCAACAAATCTGCCGGCCCACGTCGCTGAGAGGCAGGCGAAGGCAGCGAGGGAGAGGCTTGAGGAGCTTTACAGCGTCCCCGTGGAGATAGAGACGGAGGTATCTCGCTCCCTTGGGCCGGGAAGCGGCATCGTCGTCTGGGCTGAGACAGATTCGTTGAGGCTCGCCGGAGACGCCCTCGGAAAGCGCGGAAAGCCGGCAGAGGTTGTCGGCAGAGAGGCCGCCGATGAGCTCCTCGACCAGCTGACCGGCGGAAAAGCGGTTGACAGGTTCCTCGGCGACCAGCTGATACCGTTCCTGGCCTTCGCAGGCGGCGAGATAGGGGTAACGGAGATCACCAGCCACCTGATCACCAACGTCTGGGTCGTGGAGCAGTTCCTTGGCAAAATCTTTGAGGTGGAGGGAGAAATCGGCGGGCCCGGGACTGTGAGGGTGGTAAAGAGGGCGGGGGTTTAA
- a CDS encoding minichromosome maintenance protein MCM, with protein MDREDMIERYARFLREYVDDEGKEVYLNKLKDLLTVTPRRSLAIDWTHLNSFDPELAAELIENPEESILAAEDAIQIVLREPPIEKKEEFTAHARFYNLPKTLLVKELGSEHINRLIQVDGIITRVSEVKPFVEKAVFVCKDCGNEMVRLQRPYDNLVKPAKCDACGSRNVDLDVEKSRFINFQSFRFQDRPESLKGGQMPRFVDAILLDDMVDTALPGDRVLVTGILRVILEQKDKRPIFKKVLEVNHIEQLSKEIEELEISPEDEQKIRELARRKDIVDAIVDSIAPAIWGHRTVKKGIALALFGGVQRTLPDGTKLRGESHVLLVGDPGVAKSQILRYVANLAPRAIYTSGKSSSAAGLTAAAVRDEFTGSWVLEAGVLVLADGGIALIDEFDKMSDRDRSAIHEALEQQSVSISKAGITATLNSRTTVIAAANPKYGRFNRHKSLPEQLDLPPTLLSRFDLIFLLLDEPDEKVDASIAEHILKVRRGEAEVVTPKIPYDLLKKYIAYARKNVHPVLSREAMDEIKRYYVRMRKGFKRSGEEEGVQPIPVTARQLEALIRLSEAHARMRLSETVTREDAKAAIKIIEEMIRKIATDEEGTLDISILEVGKSSKKINKIDRLMDIIKNLESEGEFGAPEDKVLEAAKQAGIGSENDVRKLLNDLKRDARIYEPRAGFYRVL; from the coding sequence ATGGACAGGGAGGACATGATAGAGAGGTACGCGCGCTTTCTGAGGGAGTACGTCGACGACGAGGGCAAGGAGGTCTACCTCAACAAACTGAAGGACCTGCTCACGGTGACCCCCAGACGGTCGCTCGCGATAGACTGGACGCACCTCAACTCATTCGACCCGGAACTGGCGGCGGAGCTGATAGAAAACCCTGAGGAAAGTATTCTGGCAGCGGAAGATGCCATTCAGATAGTCCTGAGGGAGCCCCCCATAGAGAAGAAGGAGGAATTCACCGCCCATGCGAGGTTCTACAACCTTCCCAAGACACTCCTTGTCAAGGAGCTTGGAAGCGAGCACATAAACAGGCTCATTCAGGTTGACGGAATCATCACACGTGTGAGCGAGGTCAAACCATTCGTTGAAAAGGCGGTATTTGTATGTAAGGACTGCGGCAATGAGATGGTCAGGCTTCAGAGGCCCTACGACAACCTCGTCAAGCCCGCCAAGTGTGACGCCTGCGGCTCAAGGAACGTTGACCTCGACGTCGAGAAGAGCCGCTTCATAAACTTTCAGAGTTTCCGCTTCCAAGACAGGCCAGAGAGCCTCAAGGGCGGCCAGATGCCGAGGTTCGTTGATGCGATACTCCTCGACGATATGGTGGACACCGCCTTGCCGGGCGACCGCGTTTTAGTTACCGGAATCCTCCGCGTCATCCTGGAGCAGAAGGATAAGAGGCCGATATTTAAGAAAGTCCTGGAGGTCAATCACATCGAGCAGCTCAGCAAGGAGATAGAGGAGCTCGAGATTTCCCCGGAGGACGAACAGAAGATACGCGAGCTGGCCAGGAGAAAGGACATCGTTGACGCGATAGTGGACTCAATCGCCCCGGCCATCTGGGGCCACAGAACGGTTAAGAAGGGCATAGCACTCGCTCTCTTCGGCGGCGTGCAGAGAACGCTCCCTGATGGGACGAAGCTCAGGGGGGAGAGCCACGTTCTGCTCGTTGGAGATCCAGGAGTAGCGAAGAGTCAAATCCTCCGCTACGTTGCCAATCTGGCGCCGAGGGCGATTTATACGAGTGGTAAGAGCAGCTCCGCAGCCGGTTTGACGGCCGCAGCAGTCCGGGACGAATTCACCGGCTCGTGGGTTCTGGAAGCTGGTGTCCTTGTGTTAGCCGATGGTGGAATAGCGTTAATTGATGAGTTCGATAAGATGAGTGATCGTGACAGAAGTGCTATTCATGAGGCACTTGAGCAACAAAGTGTAAGCATCTCCAAGGCAGGCATCACTGCGACCCTGAACTCCAGAACGACGGTTATCGCCGCCGCTAACCCCAAGTACGGCAGGTTCAACCGCCACAAGAGCCTCCCCGAGCAGCTTGACCTTCCGCCCACACTGCTGAGCCGTTTTGACCTAATCTTCCTGCTCCTCGATGAGCCCGACGAGAAGGTTGACGCGAGCATAGCCGAGCACATCCTCAAGGTCCGCAGGGGAGAGGCCGAGGTAGTGACGCCGAAGATACCCTACGACCTGCTCAAGAAGTACATAGCCTACGCAAGGAAGAACGTCCACCCCGTTCTCAGCAGGGAGGCGATGGACGAAATAAAGCGATACTACGTCAGGATGAGAAAGGGCTTCAAGCGCTCCGGCGAGGAGGAGGGCGTTCAGCCGATTCCGGTTACTGCGAGGCAGCTGGAGGCCCTCATACGTCTCAGCGAGGCCCACGCGAGGATGAGACTGAGCGAGACGGTGACGAGGGAGGACGCCAAGGCTGCGATAAAGATAATCGAGGAGATGATACGAAAGATAGCCACCGACGAGGAGGGAACGCTCGATATCTCGATACTGGAGGTCGGCAAGAGCTCCAAGAAGATAAACAAGATCGACAGGCTCATGGACATCATAAAGAACCTTGAGAGCGAGGGAGAGTTCGGGGCGCCGGAGGACAAGGTGCTCGAGGCGGCGAAGCAGGCAGGCATAGGTTCGGAGAACGACGTGAGGAAGCTCCTGAACGACCTCAAGCGCGATGCCAGGATATACGAGCCGCGGGCAGGGTTCTACCGCGTCCTCTGA
- a CDS encoding translation initiation factor IF-2 subunit beta: MSEKKVDFYDFEGLLDKAYEELPENVKHHTSRFEVPPAQVTIAGNRTIIENFVDIAEAMNRDPNHLLKFILREVATAGTLEGRRVILQGRFTPYLIANKMKKYLRDYVICPVCGSPDTKIIKKGRFHFLKCEACGAETPIQHL, from the coding sequence ATGAGCGAAAAGAAGGTTGACTTTTACGATTTCGAAGGTTTACTCGATAAGGCTTACGAGGAGCTTCCCGAGAACGTCAAACATCACACTTCCCGTTTCGAGGTTCCGCCGGCACAGGTCACCATAGCCGGAAACAGGACTATAATCGAGAACTTCGTGGACATAGCGGAGGCCATGAACCGCGACCCCAACCACCTGCTCAAGTTCATCCTGCGCGAGGTGGCCACCGCTGGAACGCTCGAAGGAAGACGCGTAATCCTCCAGGGACGCTTCACACCGTACCTCATAGCCAACAAGATGAAGAAGTACCTCAGGGACTACGTCATCTGTCCCGTCTGCGGTTCGCCGGACACCAAGATCATCAAGAAGGGCCGCTTCCACTTCCTCAAGTGTGAGGCCTGTGGTGCCGAGACGCCGATACAGCACCTCTGA
- a CDS encoding TatD family hydrolase → MIIWDDHFHVDPYRGLFLEAVKQFHRAGGTHLVVVYKTAHDYGFPGLKAEDFMKAMDFHIELVEKINRETPVKAYAVVGVHPAEFVYLAEQKGLEYAKNEVMKALEYAQRLCLEGKAIAIGEIGRPHYEVPPEIWEASIELMKYGMSLAKEADCAVQLHTESFDEEKFRELGEYVREVGIKPYRVVKHFSPPLVKVAEEVGVFPSIIASKKNIKAAIEQGNRFMMETDYIDDKRRPGAVLGPKTVPKRTKAFLQNGLFTEEDVYKIHVENPRKVYGVEVED, encoded by the coding sequence ATGATAATCTGGGACGACCACTTCCACGTTGACCCATACAGGGGACTCTTTCTTGAAGCGGTCAAGCAGTTCCACCGTGCAGGAGGGACGCATCTCGTCGTGGTCTATAAGACGGCCCACGACTACGGCTTTCCCGGGCTGAAGGCGGAGGACTTCATGAAAGCGATGGACTTTCACATCGAGCTCGTCGAGAAGATCAACAGGGAAACGCCGGTCAAAGCTTATGCCGTCGTCGGTGTGCATCCGGCGGAGTTCGTTTACCTCGCGGAGCAGAAGGGCCTCGAATACGCCAAGAATGAGGTCATGAAGGCCCTTGAATACGCCCAGAGGCTCTGCCTTGAGGGGAAGGCCATAGCCATAGGCGAGATAGGCAGGCCGCACTACGAAGTTCCGCCGGAAATCTGGGAGGCGAGCATCGAGCTGATGAAGTACGGGATGAGCTTAGCGAAGGAAGCTGACTGTGCCGTTCAGCTCCACACCGAGAGCTTCGACGAGGAGAAGTTCAGGGAGCTTGGGGAATATGTGAGGGAGGTTGGGATAAAGCCATACAGAGTCGTCAAACACTTCTCGCCGCCGCTCGTTAAGGTGGCAGAGGAGGTTGGGGTCTTCCCGAGCATAATAGCCAGCAAGAAGAACATCAAGGCGGCGATAGAGCAGGGCAACAGGTTCATGATGGAGACCGACTACATAGATGATAAGCGCCGTCCGGGGGCAGTTCTCGGGCCGAAGACGGTGCCTAAGAGGACGAAGGCCTTCCTGCAGAACGGCCTCTTCACCGAGGAGGATGTTTACAAGATTCACGTCGAGAACCCGAGGAAGGTCTATGGGGTAGAGGTGGAGGATTAA